The sequence CAACAATGAAAGGAATGTTATGTTCATGAGCAATTTTTGCAACTGCTTCTATGTCTAATAAATCACCTCTAGGATTTCCTAAAGCTTCTGCATATAAAGCTTTTGTTTTATCCGTAATAGCTCTACGGAAGTTTTCTGGATCATTAGGATCAATTAACTTAACGTCAATACCGAGCCTAGGTAAAGCTGTTGAAAACAAATTATAAGTCCCACCATACAAACTTGAACCAGATACGATTTCATCCCCCGCACCCGCAATATTAAAGATAGAATAAGTGACTGCAGATAAACCAGAAGAAGTTGCTAAAGCTGCTTGACCGCCTTCTAATGCGGCTACTCTTTTCTCAAAAGCATCTGAAGTTGGATTCGTCAATCGAGTGTAAATATTCCCAAATTCCTCTAATGCAAATAGTTTTGCAGCATGTTCCGTATCTTTAAATCCATACGCAGCTGTCTGATAAATTGGAAGAGCAGATGACATTGTTGTTGGATCAATCTCTTGACCTGCATGTACTGATAAAGTTTCTAAACCTAACTTACGTTCCTCAGACATAAATTGTCCCCCCATGATTTCCAAAAATATGTACTCAGCAAATTCAATAAATACATTTATATCCAATAGATATAAAATAATTTATCAACTTATATATTATACTATATGTTACATATATTCAATAGGGAGGAGTAACTGAATATTGAAGCTTTACTCTGCTATGCAACAAAAAAATTTCACAAATTTTACATAAAAATGTAAGCGTTTTTATTGTTAATTTTAATAGATTTAGGAATTAACTGACTAAAAATCTAAAAACCCGTGGAGTGAAAGCGTATATGTTAAAGCTGGGGCTATTAGTATGAAAAGAGAGAATAGGGAAACATCACCGAATCATTTTCCCCATTCGATCTGCAGTTTCGATCATGAGCCCAGCATGCTCTTTCATATTTTCTAATGTTAGACGATTTACTGGACCTGAAACGGATAAAGCAGCTACCAAATGATGCGATCGATTAAAAATCGGGATGGAAACAGCTGCAACACCAGACTCCCTTTCCTCAATACTTGTGGCATATCCAACCTTTCGAATTTCTGCCATTTGATCTTTATAAGCAGAGATGTCTATGAGTTCCGTCCATTCATTAATCATGTTTTCTTGTATGTCCGTGTCAGCAAATGCAATTAATATTTTACTAGATGCACCTACATACAATGGTAATCGAGCACCAATAGGAGCAACTCTTCTAATTGAATGTTTACTTTGCACTGCTTGTATACGAATTCTTTCGTTACCATCACGAATGTACAAACTAATGGTTTCACCTAAAATATCTCTTAATCGCTCCATCTCAGGTAAAAGAATCGTCGCTGGATCATCAGATTGTGATAAGTTTGCAGACAACTCCCATATCCGAAAACCTAGTCTATACTTTTCAGTAACAGAATCACGAATCACAAACCCTTTCACTTCTAAGGAAGCTAATAAACGAAAAACGGTACTTTTATGTAATCCTGTTTTTTCTGCTATTTCCGTCAAACCCAAATCTATTTCATCTGTAAAACATAACAAAATATCTAATGCTCGCTCAACTGCACGAACTGTTCCACTTTTTGTTTGTTCCAAAACCTACACCACCCTTGATATGTGTTTCACACGATGAAACTCTGTTACAATAATTATACCTCATTTAGTTCAAAAATAAAACTTATTTTGGGAAATTCCAGTCAATTTATACCTAATAACAACTGGGTGGTGGAAGTATGAATTTGTTCTTATGTTTGTTTTTTAACCGTAAAATTGTCTTCAAGCAATACCCAATTTTGTGGAAATGGATAACCTAAAACCCAGTAACTAATCCCTTTTAAATCATAATCCTTTACGGTATCGAATTTCGCTTGAGCACTACGGGCATCTTCAAACCATACCTCGTGCATTCTGCCTTGTTCATCTGTGTAACGATAATATGGCGACTGAGTTACAGCATCATATTTAATATCTGCTCCGTACTTTACAGCTCTTAATATAGCTTCCTGGCTACTAAATGTTTCTGCCACTTGTCCTTGTACATGAGGAAGCAACCAATCTCTTGCATAGATTTGAAACCCAAAGAATATTTTTTCTCTAGGTATAACTGTGACTGCGTAATCGAGAACACGTTTAATTTGATTTATTGGTGAGATAGCTTGTGGAGGTCCAAGTCTGTAACCCCATTCATATGTCATTAATATGACATAGTCAGCAATTCTACCATGTGCTTCATAATCATACGCATCATTTCTAGAACTTACTTTTGGGATTAAAGCACTTGAAACAAAATAACCTTCTGGATGTAAGCGATCTACAACAAGTTGAAGAAATTGATTATAAGGCTCGCGGTCTTCTGGGAGGACATTTTCTAAATTTACATTTAAACCTTGATACCCTTTCTCTTTCATAATCGTTAAAATGTTAGATATCAATTCCTCTTGAATTTCTTGATTATTTAAAACATCATGTGCAAGATCTGACCCTGGATCTGTTGCAGTAAAATTCGTAATCGACATCATCGGTATTACATTTTCTTCAAAGCTAGTCTCAATGGCCTGAGAATCCTCAATCTGTTGAAGACTCCCATCTTCTTTCATCGCGTAGGCAGAAGGGGTTAAAGAAGTTAAATATTTTCCAACTTCTTTTACGATTGGGATTGCCTCATCCCCTAGTTTATAAATATATG comes from Chengkuizengella sediminis and encodes:
- a CDS encoding LysM peptidoglycan-binding domain-containing protein; the protein is MLIHTINPGETLWQVAQSYRVPMSKIIEINKLPDPNKLVIGQSIVIPTEDFIHIVKPGETLWKIAQNYGTSVQAIVQANQITDPVNIFPGGRLYIPAPRYYVRPGDTLWKIAQNYGISLQTLISVNDMKPPYLIYPGMMLIIPRKEKPVIDVNAYIYKLGDEAIPIVKEVGKYLTSLTPSAYAMKEDGSLQQIEDSQAIETSFEENVIPMMSITNFTATDPGSDLAHDVLNNQEIQEELISNILTIMKEKGYQGLNVNLENVLPEDREPYNQFLQLVVDRLHPEGYFVSSALIPKVSSRNDAYDYEAHGRIADYVILMTYEWGYRLGPPQAISPINQIKRVLDYAVTVIPREKIFFGFQIYARDWLLPHVQGQVAETFSSQEAILRAVKYGADIKYDAVTQSPYYRYTDEQGRMHEVWFEDARSAQAKFDTVKDYDLKGISYWVLGYPFPQNWVLLEDNFTVKKQT
- a CDS encoding IclR family transcriptional regulator, with amino-acid sequence MEQTKSGTVRAVERALDILLCFTDEIDLGLTEIAEKTGLHKSTVFRLLASLEVKGFVIRDSVTEKYRLGFRIWELSANLSQSDDPATILLPEMERLRDILGETISLYIRDGNERIRIQAVQSKHSIRRVAPIGARLPLYVGASSKILIAFADTDIQENMINEWTELIDISAYKDQMAEIRKVGYATSIEERESGVAAVSIPIFNRSHHLVAALSVSGPVNRLTLENMKEHAGLMIETADRMGKMIR